In one Hypomesus transpacificus isolate Combined female chromosome 18, fHypTra1, whole genome shotgun sequence genomic region, the following are encoded:
- the ptges3b gene encoding prostaglandin E synthase 3b: MHPATAKWYDRRDYVFIEFCVADSRDVKVNFDKTKFGFSCFGGTDNVKHDNEVDLFEAIDQNESKHKRTDRSVLCCLRKADPGKAWPRLTKDKAKVTWLSVDFNNWKDWEDDSDEELGNFDRFSEMMNTMGGEDDLPDLDGADDDESADSDDEKMPDLE, from the exons AT GCATCCAGCAACAGCCAAGTGGTACGACAGGCGGGATTATGTTTTCATTGAGTTTTGTGTCGCAGACAGCAGGGATGTAAAAGTCAATTTTGACAAGACAAAGTTTGGTTTCAG TTGTTTTGGGGGAACTGACAACGTCAAACATGACAATGAAGTAGACCTTTTTGAAGCTATCGATCAAAAT gaGTCCAAACATAAACGGACAGATCGATCTGTGTTGTGCTGTTTACGAAAAGCAGATCCAGGAAAGGCGTGGCCACGGCTAACGAAAGATAAAGCTAAG GTAACCTGGCTGagtgtggacttcaacaactgGAAAGACTGGGAGGATGATTCAGATGAGGAGCTTGGCAACTTTGACCGTTTCTCAGAG ATGATGAATACcatgggaggggaggatgacCTACCTGATTTAGACGGAGCTGATGAT GATGAGTCTGCAGATAGTGATGATGAAA aaatgccAGATTTGGAATGA
- the baz2a gene encoding bromodomain adjacent to zinc finger domain protein 2A, whose protein sequence is MEANNHFNYGSHSVSSNSGLKLSSGDSPYTNGSSMSFPQQGKNINGEMNVNGVTTVIGSSAPGSHPPTAPYPHMSNHHHQGSMSYDYGLWAGQPQYSTAMGSPSGHGMHQKQPPPGVMQQQTQHHFQGHGQYQLNGGMGGSRQPPVAAPPNVTLSGNQYWNRGNPGQQQMGYNSHGVYGAYQSQVHPGIAPSQHHQQQSLQPPPHQQTQQHLHPHHHPHHHHQQQPQHYGMVPNGMPYYQHQPQHPPLPAPQPQAPPPSQPQTQSQMMAPTSQNFTPPRGSPQHHNLGRGGTGSPLPMGVSSVPMMSPSAVPDGGSPQCQTSERSPHGTNVRMPPDMQGRISEYKESDKSYNGMERTSVSQRLPKCDSYPSQPPGPLTGPTSDYCQPVTQRLEVAPSARDPVMTAPPHSMSSPPSTVPAPPPVLGTSSVATTPPRVSASGPPQHSPGPPVVLSPVAVSTPPRNSTPPVVSSALSPSAPHRLSSPPLVVQGLRRSPVSGSQMSPTGSTYPSVVSPPSSVCASPPKSSAPPPLMEKASRPSTISKPHSLTALSSVISSMYSPSAVVSSFPTTSVPPLSVSAPISALQQMVQGSRPPPLTPCPPAVSGSRERLGPPSICGPLSLVTTTSCGPPSTGSAPPSSVSAPHMSGPLTPLAVSPLAVRAPFDSVPTPPQALSPPLVSSPNAALTSSPKAVPFPPSTAYGPRTMPVSGPPPLTSPARVLPVSGPPALMSALPPAVTAPLQAHISASSAPSTPQQCPKMSLLETERHGIRNKGAFSIGRIGGPGERMAPDEPERDMVMMSSKIDATEAQTKTHSSKYFPMTPQQSKSSPRSTGYADRKPPTTFIETDTDLKQSLDDTCETGKSVDESFLSVSTGLNSTTMEDTSFTEKESTFYPSLDDTSRFDDTSRLDDPPGMNDMNDISVLDDDSCMDYSRFDDSSRLDDDDSSRLDDTSRLDDTSCMDSVSQMDNTSCMENRSQICDTTMYSSFSMVDSRDSVLDDTQAEDSSQAEETTDSCLSTKESMLESTVNNTSQIEDSQVDSSQNEAFLSSSFSTFKPAPGRREIDEEPEGRDIPDSAGTINGNGIADAATVAPSSMVKKEVLVAPLVESPVVPLLLPTPANAPPPSGRKTKTPGKPRKPRAPSSSTPIPKVPGQVQRKPKTKSPKVDKVEKGKKKLEKEGLAEKEKGTGRKRKKSVKAEVTEPPGGITTEAVDESFPGQEPIKTIVAASGETQPIVKPKKVKKAKKLEPKPAKIPKMETDTKTNEEDNDGDDSSTAGDTPRRRIATEEQVHFPLLHGWRREIRVKKTEDRLKGETWYYSPCGRRMKQFPEVIKYLNRHQDSLVTREHFSFSPRMPVGDFYEEKDTPEGVQWVLLANEEVPSMIMAITGRRGRPPNPDKEKPRSRVRRTKVGQVRRPGRPPKPKMVDLLSKVDARMLKKLEAKEALTDEDKEKLVKIKKKLKRKARMKRNEDAKNKKIKQEKKKAKLEKEKDTKEPEGNAEPVDQETTQPPLPTPQPAPEPKKPGRKKRVKAEVPVPVPETDQERLAQGKRVLGARSKAKALAKAQAEAEAAAQAALTAKRQAERRAQAQRRLEERKRQQMILDELKKPVEDMCLTDHQPLPELSRIPGLVLSGPAFSHCLTVVEFLHSYGKVLGLNIPNDVPSLSTLQEGLLGLGNSQGEVQDLLLKLVEAALHDPGLPPFYQSVKILGEKLVDLELTRSTVSEGARVFLEAHGFDTEVCTSLRTKTFHTLSPDTKAAILGFLVEELNGSNIVISEIDNTLENMATYRKNKWIIEGKLRKLKAALARRTGRSEEELCLEERRRSARVAEEENLSLEEGTPLERGSRRARKEEPKLSDSDSPSNATIPELERQIDKLTKRQVFFRKKLLQSSHSLRAVSLGQDRFRRRYWALPHLVGVLVEGPEEILVSEDILVADVPITLVKKEPKVEEKATPISPPSLSSSPPPPAQSKTPSPVEDPLPGTASLMSSPRGRGRPRKIKPEVELHLRTAKIRRRRRSSKSGGEEGPAVTKNTNGTHDLTQAAFQNWLGQSQGAVTNGTSPPTGEPVEGRQAEDSVKEMAQKQGQWFNLLPKEPCDPNSLTEPQTPTSTSTPPKGPPQLPSHLPALAAPFLQSCPQLTGLNPDATSNPQADSIPPLQADTTPPPTATPAPARPIRRRRRGSSPARRGGARGARGGAAKRRGRPPSTLFQEIEQQYFTQLVVKPIPASMVRGWWWIRDTEELALTLRAMHPRGIREKVLHKHLAKHMDYLTDMFSRTVNDPVFQVKVEEGNALLEALQQPWQVQERSLETDISALRWVEDLEQRVITADLHLKVAPQSGTDGNTETPAPVAGFQPYTAPEPDSSRDDLHYYEHDTDPRDDWIVRTKKEWSDLPRIATHPLDLAVLRLANLERNIDRRYLKEPLWNLAEVVRLAPLTPSPGEESHMDVMSLESEITPRLRTWRQALDRCRSAPQMCLCLLQLEKAIAWERSVVKVTCLLCRKGDNDEYLLLCDGCDRGCHMYCLRPKVTQVPEGDWFCPTCSSKEDDESHQAQRSSKQRTRVKKRRYEDGSSDEETAPRRGAGMTTRHKDGPPASSSSSRYSGDGGSGYSPAKRRRMTTRNQPDLTYCEIILMEMEAHTDAWPFLEPVNPRLVPGYRRIIKTPMDFLTMRERLLQGGYCSCEEFAADAQLVFNNCELFNEDTSEVGMAGHSMRRFFENRWAEFYENKDK, encoded by the exons ATGGAGGCAAATAACCATTTCAACTATGGCAGCCACTCTGTATCATCAAACTCAGGACTGAAACTCTCCTCAGGGGATTCTCCCTACACTAACGGGTCCTCCATGAGCTTCCCTCAGCAAGGGAAAA ATATAAACGgtgaaatgaatgtgaatggtgtCACTACTGTAATTGGGTCCAGTGCGCCTGGCTCCCACCCACCAACGGCTCCTTACCCTCATATGAGCAACCACCACCATCAGGGCAGCATGAGCTATGACTATGGACTGTGGGCAGGACAGccacagtacagcacagcaaTGGGCTCTCCATCTGGGCATGGAATGCATCAGAAGCAGCCTCCTCCTGGAGTGATGCAACAACAGACCCAGCACCATTTCCAAGGTCATGGACAGTACCAACTAAATGGTGGCATGGGAGGGTCCCGTCAGCCCCCTGTGGCGGCCCCACCTAATGTGACTCTGTCGGGGAATCAGTACTGGAACAGAGGTAACCCAGGGCAACAGCAGATGGGGTATAACTCTCATGGTGTGTATGGGGCCTACCAGAGTCAGGTGCACCCTGGGATTGCACCCTCacagcaccaccagcagcagtccCTACAGCCTCCCCCTCACCAACAGACACAGCAGCACCTtcaccctcaccatcaccctcaccatcatcaccagcaGCAACCTCAGCATTATGGCATGGTGCCCAATGGGATGCCCTACTACCAGCATCAGCCGCAGCACCCACCCCTGCCTGCTCCCCAACCCCAGGCCCCACCCCCGTCGCAACCCCAGACGCAATCTCAAATGATGGCTCCAACCTCCCAGAATTTCACTCCCCCACGTGGCAGCCCTCAGCACCACAATTTGGGGAGAGGGGGCACCGGCAGCCCCCTCCCTATGGGGGTATCCTCTGTACCAATGATGTCACCCTCAGCAGTTCCAGATGGTGGGTCACCCCAGTGCCAGACCAGTGAGAGGAGTCCTCATGGCACCAATGTGCGGATGCCTCCTGACATGCAAG GGAGGATAAGTGAGTATAAAGAGTCAGATAAAAGCTACAACGGTATGGAGAGGACATCTGTATCGCAGCGCCTGCCCAAATGCGACAGttacccctcccagccccctggaCCCCTGACTGGGCCCACCAGTGACTACTGCCAGCCAGTGACCCAGCGCCTTGAAGTGGCCCCCTCAGCCCGGGATCCTGTCATGACCGCACCTCCCCACTCAATGTCGTCGCCTCCCTCAACCGTGCCGGCTCCGCCTCCTGTGCTTGGTACATCGTCTGTGGCAACAACACCTCCAAGGGTGTCAGCGTCTGGTCCTCCTCAGCATTCACCAGGACCCCCAGTGGTTTTATCCCCTGTGGCTGTATCTACTCCTCCACGGAACTCAACACCTCCCGTGgtgtcctctgctctctctccatctgcgcCACACAGGCTGTCCTCCCCTCCATTGGTGGTCCAAGGCCTTCGGCGTTCCCCTGTATCTGGCTCTCAGATGTCCCCTACTGGATCCACTTATCCATCAGTagtgtctcccccctcttcagTGTGTGCATCCCCTCCTAAGTCTTCTGCACCTCCACCCTTGATGGAAAAAGCCAGTCGACCTTCAACAATATCTAAACCCCATTCTCTCACAGCCCTTTCATCAGTGATCTCGTCAATGTATTCACCATCTGCAGTGGTCTCTAGTTTTCCCACGACATCGGTTCCCCCCCTCTCCGTTTCTGCACCGATTTCTGCTCTTCAGCAGATGGTCCAGGGATCCAGACCTCCTCCTCTGACGCCGTGCCCTCCAGCTGTCTCTGGAtcgagagagaggctgggacctCCATCAATATGTGGGCCTCTGTCATTAGTGACGACAACAAGTTGTGGACCTCCTTCAACAGGTTCTGCACCTCCCTCATCAGTGTCTGCCCCTCACATGTCAGGACCTTTAACTCCCTTAGCAGTGTCTCCTTTAGCTGTCAGAGCACCTTTTGACTCAGTGCCCACACCTCCtcaggctctctctcctccattagTCTCTTCGCCAAACGCCGCACTAACCTCATCTCCTAAGGCAGTGCCCTTCCCTCCTTCAACAGCCTATGGGCCTAGAACCATGCCTGTATCTggacctcctcctctcacatCTCCTGCCAGGGTCTTACCTGTCTCTGGGCCTCCTGCCTTGATGTCTGCTCTTCCTCCAGCAGTGACAGCTCCTCTTCAGGcccacatttctgcttcctctgCGCCTTCCACACCCCAACAATGCCCCAAAATGTCTCTCCTTGAGACAGAGCGTCATGGCATCAGGAATAAGGGTGCTTTTTCTATTGGACGTATTGGAGGACCAGGGGAAAGAATGGCTCCAGACGAGCCTGAAAGGGATATGGTTATGATGTCATCAAAGATTGATGCTACTGAGGCTCAGACTAAGACTCACTCAAGTAAGTATTTTCCCATGACTCCCCAGCAGTCAAAGAGCTCTCCCAGAAGCACAGGATATGCTGACAGAAAACCCCCTACAACCTTCATAGAGACGGATACAGATCTGAAACAAAGCTTGGATGACACCTGTGAGACTGGGAAGTCTGTGGATGAGTCCTTCCTGTCGGTGTCCACAGGTCTCAATAGCACCACAATGGAAGACACAAGTTTCACTGAGAAGGAATCAACTTTTTACCCGTCACTGGATGACACCTCACGATTTGATGACACCTCGAGACTTGATGACCCTCCTGGCATGAATGACATGAATGACATCTCTGTTTTGGATGACGACTCATGTATGGATTACTCTCGATTTGACGATTCTTCTAGATTAGATGACGACGACTCTTCTCGCTTGGATGACACTTCTCGCTTGGACGACACCTCTTGCATGGACAGTGTCTCTCAAATGGATAATACTTCTTGTATGGAGAATAGGTCACAAATATGTGACACCACAATGTATAGCAGTTTTTCCATGGTTGACTCCAGAGATAGTGTTCTGGATGATACCCAGGCGGAGGACAGCTCTCAGGCTGAGGAGACAACGGACAGCTGCTTGAGCACCAAGGAGTCCATGCTGGAGTCCACTGTAAACAACACCTCCCAGATTGAAGACTCCCAGGTTGACTCATCCCAGAATGAGGCCTTCCTGTCAAGTTCCTTCAGCACGTTCAAGCCTGCACCAGGCCGCAGAG AAATAGATGAGGAGCCAGAGGGTAGGGACATACCAGACTCTGCTGGAACCATCAATGGAAATGGCATTGCCGATGCTGCAACTGTGGCTCCCTCATCCATGGTCAAGAAGGAGGTTCTTGTAGCGCCCCTTGTGGAGAGCCCTGTCGTTCCCCTACTTCTGCCAACACCTGCTAATGCTCCGCCTCCCTCTGGGAGAAAGACAAAAACTCCTGGAAAACCCCGGAAGCCCAGAGCTCCATCCTCCTCTACTCCAA TTCCTAAGGTCCCTGGGCAAGTCCAGAGAAAGCCCAAAACAAAATCTCCCAAGGTGGATAAGGTGGAGAAAGGGAAGAAGAAGCTTGAGAAAGAGGGGTtagcagagaaggagaaaggaacTGGTCGAAAACGAAAGAAGAGCGTTAAAGCAGAAGTTACAGAGCCACCAGGAGGCATCACAACTGAGGCGGTTGATGAGTCATTTCCTGGTCAAGAGCCAATCAAAACAATTGTTGCGGCCAGTGGTGAAACTCAACCCATTGTCAAACCCAAGAAGGTCAAAAAGGCCAAGAAGTTGGAGCCAAAACCAGCCAAAATACCGAAAATGGAGACGGACACTAAAACTAATGAAGAGGACAATGATGGAGATGACAGTTCCACTGCAG GTGACACTCCCAGGAGGAGGATAGCTACAGAGGAACAGGTCCACTTCCCTTTGCTCCATGG ctggaggagggagatccGGGTGAAGAAGACTGAGGATAGGCTGAAGGGGGAGACCTGGTACTACAGTCCCTGTGGAAGGAGGATGAAGCAGTTTCCCGAAGTCattaag TACCTGAACAGGCATCAAGACAGCCTGGTCACAAGGGAACACTTCAGCTTCAGCCCTCGCATGCCCGTAGGTGACTTCTACGAGGAGAAAGACACGCCAGAG GGAGTGCAGTGGGTTCTGCTGGCTAATGAGGAGGTGCCTTCCATGATCATGGCCATCACTGGTCGCCGCGGGCGGCCTCCAAATCCTGACAAGGAGAAGCCCAGATCTCGAGTTCGACGCACCAAGGTTGGACAGGTGCGACGTCCAGGCAGGCCCCCCAAGCCCAAGATGGTAGACCTGCTCAGCAAGGTAGACGCCCGAATGCTAAAGAAACTGGAGGCAAAGG AAGCACTTACTGATGAGGACAAAGAAAAACTTGTAAAAATCAAGAAGAAATTGAAGAGAAAG GCAAGGATGAAAAGGAACGAAGATGCAAAGaacaagaaaataaaacaagagaagaagaaagccaAA cttgagaaagagaaagacaccaAGGAGCCAGAGGGAAACGCAGAGCCTGTAGATCAGGAGaccacccagccccctctgccGACCCCACAGCCTGCTCCAGAGCCCAAGAAGCCCGGTCGCAAGAAGAGGGTGAAGGCTGAGGTGCCTGTGCCGGTGCCCGAGACTGACCAGGAGAGGCTGGCCCAGGGGAAGAGGGTGCTGGGGGCTCGGAGCAAGGCCAAAGCCCTGGCTAAGGcccaggcagaggcagaggctgcAGCCCAGGCTGCCCTGACAGcaaagaggcaggcagagaggagggcccaggcccagagacggctggaggagaggaagaggcagcAGATGATCCTGGATGAGCTCAAGAAGCCCGTTGAGGACATGTGTCTGACGGACCACCAG CCCCTTCCAGAGCTGTCTCGGATTCCTGGATTGGTTCTCTCTGGCCCAGCCTTCTCCCACTGTCTGACGGTGGTGGAATTCCTGCACAGCTACGGCAAGGTCCTGGGTCTCAACATCCCGAATGACGTCCCTAGCCTCAGCACTCTGCAGGAGGGCCTTCTCGGCCTGGGGAATAGCCAAGGGGAGGTCCAGGACCTTCTGCTGAAGCTGGTGGAAGCAGCACTCCACGATCCAGGCCTTCCGCCTTTCTACCAG TCTGTGAAGATCCTGGGTGAGAAGCTTGTTGACCTGGAACTGACTCGTAGCACAGTGTCAGAGGGGGCTCGGGTCTTCCTTGAAGCACACGGGTTTGACACTGAAGTGTGCACCAGTTTGCGCACCAAAACCTTCCACACCCTTTCTCCAGACACCAAGGCTGCCATCTTGGGCTTCCTGGTGGAAGAGCTGAATGGCAGCAACATTGTTATAAG TGAGATTGACAACACACTGGAAAACATGGCTACCTACAGGAAAAACAAGTGGATCATCGAAGGGAAGCTGCGAAA gctGAAGGCGGCGCTAGCACGGCGGACAGGCCGCTCTGAGGAGGAGCTGTGTCTGGAGGAGCGGAGGCGGAGCGCCCGGGTGGCCGAGGAGGAGAACCtcagtctggaggaggggactCCTCTGGAGCGAGGCAGCCGCCGCGCACGCAAGGAGGAGCCCAAACTCAGCGAC AGTGACAGCCCCTCCAACGCCACCATTccagagctggagagacagatcGATAAGCTAACCAAG CGGCAGGTGTTTTTCCGCAAGAAGCTGCTCCAGTCATCCCACTCTCTCCGTGCTGTTTCTCTGGGCCAGGACCGCTTCAGGCGCAGGTACTGGGCCCTGCCCCACCTGGTCGGGGTCCTGGTCGAGGGCCCGGAGGAAATCCTGG TTTCAGAAGACATCCTGGTAGCAGATGTGCCCATCACTTTGGTGAAGAAGGAAcccaaggtggaggagaaggccaCTCCCATcagtcctccatccctctcctcctcccctccccctcctgctcagtCCAAGACCCCCTCCCCGGTGGAGGACCCCCTCCCCGGCACAGCCTCCCTCATGAGCAGCCCAAGAGGCCGTGGACGCCCCCGCAAAATCAAGCCAGAAGTGGAGCTGCACCTCCGAACTGCCAAGATCCGTCGCCGCCGCCGTAGCAGCAagtctggaggtgaggaggggccGGCCGTAACCAAGAACACCAACGGAACACATGACCTCACACAGGCTGCCTTCCAAAACTGGCTCGGCCAATCGCAGGGGGCAGTGACCAACGGAACAAGCCCCCCGACAGGGGAGCCTGTGGAAGGCCGTCAAGCAGAAGACAGCGTGAAAGAGATGGCACAGAAACAGGGACAGTGGTTTAACCTGCTGCCCAAAGAGCCGTGTGACCCCAACTCTCTGACCGAACCCCAGACGCCAACCtccaccagcaccccccccaaaGGCCCCCCTCAGCTGCCCAGCCACCTGCCTGCCCTGGCTGCTCCTTTCCTGCAG TCTTGcccacagctgacaggtttgaACCCAGACGCCACCTCCAACCCTCAGGCGGACTCCATTCCTCCCCTCCAGGCGGATACCACTCCACCCCCCACTGCCACCCCAGCTCCTGCCCGACCGATCcgcaggaggagaaggggcaGCAGCCCCGCCAGGAGAGGGGGTGCTCGAGGAGCCAGAGGGGGTGCAGCCAAGCGCCGCGGCCGGCCACCCTCCACTCTCTTCCAGGAGATTGAACAGCAGTATTTCACCCAGCTTGTGGTCAAGCCCATCCCTGCAT CGATGGTGCGTGGCTGGTGGTGGATCAGGGACACAGAGGAGCTGGCTCTCACCCTGCGGGCCATGCACCCCCGGGGCATCAGGGAGAAGGTGCTCCACAAACACCTGGCCAAGCACATGGACTACCTGACCGACATGTTCTCACGCACAGTCAACG ACCCTGTCTTCcaggtgaaggtggaggaggggaacgCTCTGCTGGAGGCCTTGCAGCAGCCCTGGCAGGTGCAGGAACGTTCTCTGGAGACGGACATCAGCGCCCTCCGCTGGGTGGAGGACCTGGAGCAAAGGGTCATCACTGCAGACCTCCATCTCAAA GTGGCTCCTCAGAGTGGCACAGATGGAAACACTGAGACACCAGCACCAGTCGCAGGATTCCAG CCCTACACGGCCCCGGAGCCAGACTCCAGCCGTGACGACCTTCATTACTACGAGCACGACACTGATCCTCGCGACGATTGGATAGTGCGGACCAAGAAGGAGTGGTCAGACCTTCCGCGCATCGCCACCCATCCTCTGGACCTGGCCGTGCTGCGGCTGGCCAACCTGGAGAGGAACATCGACAGACGCTACCTGAAGGAGCCCCTCTGGAACCTGGCCGAGGTGGTGCGCCTTGCCCCCCTCACGCCCTCCCCCGGAGAGGAGTCCCACATGGATGTCATGAG TCTGGAAAGTGAGATCACCCCAAGACTCAGGACGTGGAGGCAGGCCCTGGACCGCTGCCGCAGCGCCCCGCAGATGTGCCTGTGTCTACTCCAGCTGGAGAAGGCCATCGCCTGGGAGAGATctgtggtcaaagtg ACGTGCCTGCTGTGCCGGAAGGGAGACAACGATGAGTACCTGCTGCTGTGTGACGGCTGTGACCGCGGCTGCCACATGTACTGCCTCAGACCCAAGGTCACCCAGGTCCCAGAGGGAGACTGGTTCTGTCCCACTTGCAGCTCCAAG GAGGACGATGAGTCGCACCAGGCCCAGCGCTCCTCCAAACAGAGGACCcgggtgaagaagaggaggtacGAGGACGGCAGCTCCGATGAAGAGACGGCGCCCAGGCGCGGTGCCGGCATGACCACGCGGCACAAGGAcggcccccctgcctcctcctcatcctcccgtTACTCAGGAGACGGAGGCAGCGGATATTCCCCCGCCAAACGCCGTCGCATGACGACCCGTAACCAGCCCGACCTCACCTACTGCGA GATCATCCTGATGGAGATGGAGGCTCACACAGACGCCTGGCCCTTCCTGGAGCCGGTCAACCCACGCCTGGTGCCCGGATACCGCCGCATCATCAAGACCCCCATGGACTTCCTCACCATGAGGGAGCGGCTGTTGCAGGGAGG GTACTGCAGCTGCGAGGAATTTGCAGCTGACGCTCAGCTGGTGTTTAACAACTGTGAGCTTTTCAACGAGGACACCTCAGAGGTGGGCATGGCCGGACACTCCATGAGGCGTTTCTTTGAAAACCGCTGGGCGGAGTTCTATGAGAACAAGGACAAATGA
- the mipb gene encoding major intrinsic protein of lens fiber b, translated as MWEFRSMTFWRAVFAEFFGTMFFVFFGMGAALRWTTGPQHILHVALCFGLAAATLIQSIGHISGGHINPAVTFAYLVGSQMSLFRAVFYIAAQCLGAVAGAAVLYGVTPNNMRGNMALNMLQPGISLGMGTTVEVFLTMQLVVCVFAVTDERRNGRMGSAALSIGFSVTIGHLMGMYYTGAGMNPARSFAPAVLFRNFFNHWVYWVGPMIGGAMGALLYDFMLFPRMRGLSERLATLKGIRSLETETQQDTRGEPIELKTQAL; from the exons ATGTGGGAGTTCCGGTCCATGACATTTTGGCGGGCAGTGTTTGCCGAGTTCTTCGGGACCATGTTCTTTGTGTTTTTCGGGATGGGCGCAGCCCTCCGCTGGACCACTGGGCCACAGCACATCCTCCACGTGGCGCTCTGCTTCGGCCTGGCGGCTGCCACCCTCATCCAGTCTATCGGTCACATCAGCGGAGGCCACATCAACCCGGCGGTGACCTTCGCCTACCTGGTGGGCTCCCAGATGTCCCTGTTCCGCGCTGTCTTCTACATTGCTGCTCAGTGCCTGGGCGCTGTGGCCGGCGCCGCCGTGCTCTACGGGGTCACACCCAACAACATGAGAGGCAACATGGCACTGAACATG CTGCAGCCCGGCATCAGCCTGGGCATGGGCACCACCGTGGAGGTGTTCCTCACCATGcagctggtggtgtgtgtctttgctgTGACGGACGAGAGGAGGAACGGACGCATGGGCTCGGCTGCTCTCTCCATCGGCTTCTCAGTCACCATCGGACACCTTATGGGC ATGTACTACACTGGTGCTGGGATGAACCCTGCTAGATCCTTCGCTCCTGCTGTGCTCTTCAGGAACTTCTTTAACCACTGg GTGTACTGGGTCGGTCCCATGATAGGAGGTGCCATGGGCGCTCTTCTGTACGATTTCATGCTGTTCCCACGCATGCGTGGTCTCTCTGAGCGCCTGGCCACACTGAAGGGCATCCGATCTCTTGAGACCGAGACCCAGCAGGACACCCGTGGAGAGCCCATCGAGCTCAAGACGCAAGCCCTATAA
- the LOC124480216 gene encoding aquaporin-4 — protein MTLRELRSRQFWRAMLAELLGALVFVSAVLGSSVPGSGEAPPGPLYPALAGGMVAVALGHCFGEISGAQVNPAVTLSLLATRKLDLLRALVYIGAQCVGASLAAGALYLALPLKSTAECFVSKVPMELNAAQALGMEVLSTFQLVFTVFSVEDQRRRENMEPGNLAIGFSVSAGVLMAGRFSGGSMNPARSLGPAIITGFWENHWVYWIGPVLGAVLAAWSHEFFFAPGASRQKLVACLTCKDIEMVETASVSRSSLSTVTQTAMRAKPNNKQEHN, from the exons ATGACACTGCGTGAG TTGCGCAGTCGTCAGTTTTGGCGAGCCATGCTTGCAGAGCTGCTGGGCGCCCTGGTGTTTGTGAGTGCCGTGTTGGGCTCCTCGGTGCCCGGCTCTGGAGaggccccaccaggccccctctACCCAGCCCTGGCTGGTGGCATGGTGGCTGTTGCCCTGGGTCACTGCTTTGGAGAGATCAGTGGGGCGCAG GTAAATCCTGCGGTGACCTTGTCCCTGCTGGCTACACGGAAGCTAGACCTGCTCAGGGCACTGGTCTACATCGGGGCCCAATGTGTGGGGGCCTCGTTAGCGGCTGGAGCCCTCTACCTCGCCCTGCCTCTAAAATCCACAGCAGAATGCTTTGTCAGcaag gTACCTATGGAGTTGAACGCTGCCCAGGCTCTGGGGATGGAAGTCCTGTCAACGTTCCAGCTGGTCTTCACAGTGTTCTCTGTGGAGGATCAGAGGAGGCGGGAGAACATGGAGCCAGGGAACCTGGCCATTGGATTCTCTGTCAGTGCTGGGGTCCTCATGGCG GGTCGGTTCTCCGGTGGCAGTATGAACCCAGCCCGCTCCCTGGGCCCAGCCATCATCACAGGCTTCTGGGAGAACCACTGG gTGTACTGGATCGGGCCAGTGCTTGGGGCAGTTCTGGCTGCGTGGTCCCATGAGTTCTTCTTTGCGCCCGGTGCGTCCCGCCAGAAGCTGGTGGCATGTTTGACCTGTAAGGACATCGAGATGGTGGAGACGGCCAGCGTGTCTCGCTCCTCCCTGTCCACCGTCACACAGACCGCCATGAGAGCCAAGCCGAACAACAAGCAGGAGCACAACtga